From the genome of Pseudoxanthomonas sp.:
TGGGCGCCGGGCGCGGCCTCCAACGCCTGGCGGCATCGTTCGCTCAAGGCGCTGAGCCACGACCTGCACCAGCGCGGCTCGCGCCTGGTGGTACGCCAGGGCGACAGCAGCCAGGTGTTGCGGGACCTGATCGTTGAAAGCGGTGCGCAAGCGCTGTTCTGGAACCGCAAGTACGAACCGGCGACCCAGCCGCGCGATGCGGCGATCAAGCAGGCCTTGCGCGCGCAGGGCTTCGAGGTGCGCAGCTGCAACGCCACGCTGCTGGTCGAACCCTGGGACGTGCAGACCAAGGCGGGTGGGCCGTACAAGGTGTTCACGCCGTTCTATCGCAACGTGATGGCATCGCTGCGGGCACGCGCCCTGTACGACGCGCCGACCAGCTTGCCTGCGGTGCCTGACGCGCTGAAAGGTGAGGGGATCGAGATGCTCGGTCTGGCGCCCAGGCTGACGTGGGACCGTGGCTTCTGGGATACCTGGACGCCGGGCGAAACGGGCGCGCACGAGGCGTTGGACGTCTTCATCGACGGCGCGCTGCGCGGCTACCTGGACCAGCGCGACCTGCCGGATCGCGTCGCGACCTCGATGCTTTCGCCACATCTGCACTTCGGCGAGATCGCGCCGTGGCGGGTGATCGCGCAACTGGAAGGTGCCCGCACCGCGAAGCTGGATACCGATATCGACGGCTTCATCCGACAGCTGGTGTGGCGCGAGTTCGCCTATCACCTGATGCACCATTTCCCGCAGACGGTCGAAGAAAACCTCAACCCGCGTTTCGACGGTTTCGCATGGGAACCGGCCACGCCATCGAAACTGCAGGCCTGGCAGCGCGGCATGACCGGTGTGCCCATCGTCGATGCGGGCATGCGCGAGTTGTGGCACACCGGGGTGATGCACAACCGCGTGCGGATGATCGTCGGCAGCTTTCTGACCAAGCATCTGCGCATGCACTGGCTGG
Proteins encoded in this window:
- a CDS encoding deoxyribodipyrimidine photo-lyase, coding for MPAALVWFRNDLRLADNPALQAALETGFEPIPVYIPAPHEEGKWAPGAASNAWRHRSLKALSHDLHQRGSRLVVRQGDSSQVLRDLIVESGAQALFWNRKYEPATQPRDAAIKQALRAQGFEVRSCNATLLVEPWDVQTKAGGPYKVFTPFYRNVMASLRARALYDAPTSLPAVPDALKGEGIEMLGLAPRLTWDRGFWDTWTPGETGAHEALDVFIDGALRGYLDQRDLPDRVATSMLSPHLHFGEIAPWRVIAQLEGARTAKLDTDIDGFIRQLVWREFAYHLMHHFPQTVEENLNPRFDGFAWEPATPSKLQAWQRGMTGVPIVDAGMRELWHTGVMHNRVRMIVGSFLTKHLRMHWLEGARWFWDTLVDADLANNTLGWQWIGGTGADAAPYFRVFNPVTQAQKFDPQARYIGRWVPELEALPVKVRFAPWESPELLRQLAPSYPRQPIVDLVQGRQAALAAYAGTG